From Vitis vinifera cultivar Pinot Noir 40024 chromosome 14, ASM3070453v1, a single genomic window includes:
- the LOC100262761 gene encoding lysine histidine transporter 1 produces MGTQGPPTSIDEKLARQKEIDDWLPISSSRNAKWWYSAFHNVTAMVGAGVLGLPYAMSELGWGPGVVIMVLSWIITLYTLWQMVEMHEMVPGKRFDRYHELGQHAFGEKLGLYIVVPQQLIVEVGVDIVYMVTGGKSLKKFHDTVCSTCKPIKLTYFIMIFASVHFVLSHLPNFNSISGVSLAAAVMSLSYSTIAWGASVDKGVQDNVEYGYKAKSTAGTVFNFFSALGEVAFAYAGHNVVLEIQATIPSTPEKPSKGPMWRGVIVAYIVVALCYFPVALIGYWMFGNAVSDNILISLENPAWLIAMANMFVVIHVIGSYQIYAMPVFDMIETVLVKKLHFKPSTTLRFISRNIYVAFTMFVGITFPFFSGLLSFFGGFAFAPTTYFLPCVMWLAIYKPKKYSLSWIANWICIILGLLLMILAPIGALRNIILEAKTYEFYS; encoded by the exons ATGGGAACCCAAGGTCCACCCACCAGT ATAGATGAAAAATTAGCAAGGCAGAAGGAGATCGATGATTGGCTGCCCATTTCTTCCTCCAGGAATGCAAAATGGTGGTATTCAGCATTCCACAATGTTACTGCCATGGTCGGAGCTGGTGTCCTCGGTCTCCCTTACGCCATGTCCGAGCTTGGATG GGGTCCTGGTGTGGTGATAATGGTGCTATCATGGATCATTACTCTTTACACACTATGGCAAATGGTTGAGATGCACGAGATGGTTCCTGGGAAAAGGTTTGACAGATACCACGAACTGGGTCAGCATGCCTTCGGCGAGAAGCTCGGCCTCTACATTGTGGTGCCTCAACAGCTTATCGTTGAAGTGGGCGTAGACATAGTGTACATGGTGACCGGAGGAAAATCACTGAAGAAATTCCATGACACCGTCTGCAGTACCTGCAAACCGATCAAACTTACCTACTTCATCATGATCTTCGCCTCTGTTCATTTCGTGCTCTCCCATCTCCCCAACTTCAACTCCATCTCTGGTGTTTCTCTTGCAGCTGCAGTCATGTCCTTGAG TTACTCTACCATTGCTTGGGGAGCTTCCGTGGATAAGGGCGTTCAGGACAATGTGGAGTATGGCTACAAAGCCAAGTCCACAGCAGGGACTGTCTTCAACTTTTTCAGTGCGTTGGGCGAAGTGGCTTTTGCCTATGCTGGGCACAATGTGGTCTTAGAGATCCAAGCAACCATACCTTCTACACCTGAGAAGCCATCTAAGGGACCCATGTGGAGAGGAGTGATTGTGGCCTATATAGTTGTGGCTTTGTGTTACTTCCCTGTGGCTCTAATTGGATACTGGATGTTTGGGAATGCGGTGTCAGACAACATTTTGATCTCATTGGAGAACCCTGCATGGCTTATTGCTATGGCCAACATGTTCGTGGTCATCCATGTTATTGGAAGCTATCAG ATTTATGCTATGCCAgtgtttgatatgatagaaactGTCTTGGTAAAGAAACTGCATTTCAAACCCAGCACTACCCTTCGGTTCATCTCTCGGAACATATATGTTG CATTCACAATGTTTGTCGGCATCACATTCCCGTTCTTTAGTGGCCTTCTGAGTTTCTTTGGAGGATTTGCTTTTGCGCCTACAACGTACTTT CTGCCTTGCGTAATGTGGCTCGCCATTTACAAGCCTAAGAAATACAGCCTATCTTGGATAGCTAACTGG ATCTGCATTATTCTGGGACTTTTGTTGATGATTTTGGCACCTATTGGAGCGTTGAGGAACATCATACTCGAAGCAAAAACCTATGAATTCTACTCTTAA
- the LOC100257639 gene encoding uncharacterized protein LOC100257639 produces the protein MPPSYFPLRWESTGDQWWFASPIDWAAANGHYDLVRELLRIDSNHLIKLTSLRRVRRLETVWDDEEQFHDVARCRSQVAQKLLVEGESKKGKNSLIRSGYGGWFLYTAASAGDLGFVQELLERDPLLVFGEGEYGVTDILYAAARSKNCQVFRLVFDFAVSPRFSTGKGGELEEQIGEIPSVFKWEMINRAVHAAARGGNLEILKELLSDCSDVLAYRDIQGSTILHAAAGRGQVEVVKELVASFDIINSTDNQGNTALHVAAYRGQLAVVEALILASPSSISLKNNAGETFLHMAVSGFQTPGFRRLDRQVELMKQLVCGKVFNMEEVINAKNNDGRTALHMAIIGNIHSDLVEHLTTARSIDVNMRDVDGMTPLDLLRQRPRSASSEILIRQLISAGGIFSCQDYTARRAIISHLKMQGTGGSSPGTSFSISDTEIFLCTGIENESDVSMDQGSGGLSSYSADTSPFESALENPNSSTYKKANTVNYAAQRLKSLLHWPRAKEKKPERFKKLGDDNSVESHKKGSNLDETPTPLRQRFSKPPALSNNKRTLAVRSNLASPVAKKKFASGLKHGIMQSMPHITIPGRSRSSSFSKSSISSPGSLDKQKGIYVESDSGRPSSSNQIFADGTPNLIHKSGSANKRLMNQYFCFGAPGLSVKNPVTRHQHNQTYKRSVLSTA, from the exons ATGCCTCCTTCATACTTTCCTCTTCGGTGGGAGAGCACTGGTGATCAGTGGTGGTTTGCTTCCCCCATTGATTGGGCTGCTGCAAATGGCCACTATGACTTGGTCAGGGAGCTCCTTCGCATTGACAGCAATCACCTTATCAAGCTCACCTCACTTCGCAGAGTTCGCCGTCTTGAAACTGTGTGGGATGATGAAGAACAGTTCCATGATGTTGCTAGGTGCCGCTCTCAGGTGGCTCAAAAGCTACTTGTCGAGGGTGAAtctaagaaaggaaagaattcTCTCATCAGGTCTGGCTATGGTGGATGGTTTCTATATACTGCTGCCTCAGCTGGAGACTTGGGTTTTGTTCAGGAACTGCTTGAAAGAGACCCTCTTCTTGTTTTTGGAGAAGGAGAATATGGTGTTACTGATATACTTTATGCTGCTGCCAGGAGCAAGAATTGTCAGGTTTTTAGGCTGGTTTTTGATTTTGCAGTCTCCCCAAGGTTCTCCACCGGCAAAGGTGGAGAGCTGGAGGAGCAAATTGGGGAGATCCCTTCTGTTTTTAAGTGGGAGATGATAAATAGAGCTGTTCATGCTGCTGCCAGAGGGGgaaatttggagattttgaaggagctCCTTAGTGATTGCTCAGATGTTTTGGCATATAGAGATATTCAAGGATCAACTATCTTACATGCAGCTGCTGGCAGAGGGCAAGTTGAG GTGGTTAAAGAACTTGTAGCATCCTTTGATATCATCAACTCAACAGATAATCAAGGCAACACGGCATTGCATGTTGCTGCCTACAGGGGTCAATTAGCAGTGGTTGAAGCCTTGATTCTTGCTTCTCCCTCCTCCATCTCCTTGAAAAACAATGCTGGAGAAACTTTTCTCCATATGGCAGTGTCTGGTTTTCAAACCCCTGGATTCCGAAGGCTGGATCGACAGGTTGAGCTTATGAAGCAATTAGTATGTGGAAAAGttttcaacatggaagaagtCATCAATGCAAAGAATAATGATGGAAGAACCGCTCTTCATATGGCTATCATTGGGAATATTCACTCAGATCTAGTGGAACACCTGACGACTGCACGCTCAATTGATGTGAACATGCGTGATGTAGATGGCATGACTCCACTTGACCTCCTTAGGCAACGGCCTCGATCAGCATCTTCAGAAATACTGATCAGGCAGTTGATTTCTGCTGGGGGAATCTTCAGTTGTCAAGATTATACTGCAAGAAGGGCCATAATTTCCCATTTAAAGATGCAAGGTACTGGTGGAAGTAGTCCTGGAACTTCCTTCAGTATCTCTGACACAGAAATATTCTTGTGCACGGGCATTGAGAATGAGTCTGATGTCAGCATGGATCAAGGTAGCGGAGGACTGAGTTCATATTCAGCTGACACGAGTCCATTTGAGTCAGCCCTTGAGAATCCCAACTCATCAACTTATAAGAAAGCAAATACGGTAAATTATGCAGCACAACGCCTAAAAAGCCTGCTTCATTGGCCACGggcaaaagagaaaaaaccagAGAGGTTCAAGAAATTGGGAGATGACAATTCAGTGGAGTCACATAAGAAGGGGAGCAATTTGGATGAAACTCCAACCCCACTGCGGCAGAGATTTTCAAAGCCCCCAGCACTGTCCAACAACAAACGAACACTTGCTGTTAGGAGCAATCTAGCAAGCCCAGTTGCCAAGAAGAAATTTGCTTCAGGGTTAAAGCATGGCATCATGCAGTCCATGCCCCATATAACCATTCCAGGTCGATCACGCTCAAGTTCATTCTCAAAATCATCAATTTCCTCACCTGGTTCATTGGATAAACAAAAGGGTATTTATGTTGAGAGCGATTCAGGGAGACCGTCCAGCTCCAATCAAATATTTGCCGATGGAACACCAAATTTGATTCACAAATCCGGATCAGCTAATAAGAGGCTGATGAACCAGTACTTCTGTTTTGGCGCACCAGGCCTCTCTGTGAAAAACCCAGTCACCAGACATCAGCACAACCAGACTTACAAGCGTTCTGTTCTATCAACAGCTTGA
- the LOC100252505 gene encoding large ribosomal subunit protein mL54 — protein sequence MTMNRIKSVRSIIITREAVRLVGCRTFAVGGKAKKGSKGGGASDAPKASTLSKEVKSTTTVGANILKDGTDPKVLPDSEYPDWLWHLLDKRPALSELRRKSVESLPYEALKRFVKLDNRARIKENNNLKAKN from the coding sequence ATGACAATGAACCGCATCAAATCAGTGAGAAGTATCATCATCACAAGGGAGGCAGTTAGGCTTGTGGGCTGCAGGACATTTGCTGTTGGTGGTAAAGCAAAGAAGGGCTCAAAAGGGGGTGGGGCCAGCGATGCTCCAAAGGCATCAACTCTCAGCAAAGAAGTCAAGTCTACTACAACTGTTGGTGCCAATATTCTGAAGGATGGAACAGATCCCAAGGTCCTGCCTGACTCTGAGTACCCTGATTGGCTGTGGCACCTGCTCGATAAACGTCCAGCATTGAGTGAGCTAAGAAGGAAGAGTGTAGAAAGTCTCCCTTATGAAGCTCTTAAGCGTTTTGTTAAGCTGGACAACCGAGCAAGGATCAAGGAGAACAACAATCTTAAGGCCAAGAACTGA
- the LOC100247395 gene encoding prohibitin-3, mitochondrial → MGSSQAAVSFLTNLARAAFGLGAAASVLNASLYTVDGGQRAVLFDRFRGVIDDTIGEGTHFLVPWLQKPYIFDIRTRPHTFSSVSGTKDLQMVNLTLRVLSRPEVSRLPYIFKTLGLEYDEKVLPSIGNEVLKAVVAQFNADQLLTDRPHVSALVRDSLIRRAKDFNIVLDDVAITHLSYGAEFSKAVEQKQVAQQEAERSKFVVAKAEQERRAAIIRAEGESESAKLISDATAAAGMGLIELRRIEASREIAATLAKTPNVAYLPGGNNMLLGLNPTIAGGR, encoded by the coding sequence ATGGGCAGCAGCCAAGCAGCAGTTTCCTTCCTCACGAACCTCGCCAGAGCCGCCTTTGGGCTAGGCGCCGCTGCCTCAGTTCTGAACGCCTCTCTCTATACTGTTGACGGCGGCCAACGCGCCGTCCTCTTCGACCGTTTCCGCGGTGTGATCGACGACACCATCGGCGAAGGCACCCATTTCCTGGTGCCATGGCTTCAAAAGCCCTAtattttcgatattcgcacccGCCCCCACACGTTCTCCTCCGTCTCCGGCACTAAGGATCTCCAAATGGTCAACCTCACCCTCCGTGTCCTCTCTCGCCCCGAAGTCTCACGCCTCCCCTACATTTTCAAAACCTTAGGTTTGGAGTACGACGAGAAGGTCCTTCCTTCAATCGGTAATGAGGTTCTGAAGGCCGTCGTTGCTCAATTCAACGCGGATCAGCTTCTCACGGACCGGCCACATGTGTCGGCTCTCGTCCGCGACAGCTTGATTCGCCGGGCCAAGGACTTCAATATTGTTCTGGATGACGTCGCTATTACGCATTTGAGCTACGGGGCGGAGTTCTCCAAGGCTGTGGAGCAGAAGCAGGTGGCGCAGCAGGAGGCGGAGCGCTCCAAGTTTGTAGTGGCCAAGGCGGAGCAGGAACGTAGGGCCGCAATTATTCGGGCAGAGGGTGAGAGCGAGTCTGCCAAGCTCATCTCGGATGCCACTGCTGCTGCAGGAATGGGGTTGATTGAGCTTAGGAGGATTGAGGCTTCAAGGGAGATTGCAGCTACTCTGGCGAAAACACCCAATGTGGCTTACTTGCCTGGTGGGAATAACATGCTTTTGGGGCTGAACCCTACTATTGCGGGAGGGCGTTGA
- the LOC100242264 gene encoding glyceraldehyde-3-phosphate dehydrogenase 2, cytosolic gives MAKIKIGINGFGRIGRLVARVALQRDDVELVAVNDPFINTDYMTYMFKYDSVHGQWKHHDIKVKDSKTLLFGDKAVTVFGAKNPEEIPWGEAGAEYVVESTGVFTDKDKAALHLKGGAKKVIISAPSSNAPMFVMGVNEKEYKSNIDIVSNASCTTNCLAPLAKVIHDKFGIVEGLMTTVHSITATQKTVDGPSMKDWRGGRAASFNIIPSSTGAAKAVGKVLPALNGKLTGMAFRVPTADVSVVDLTVRTEKKASYDDIKAAIKAESEGNLKGILGYTEDEVVSSDFLGDSRSSIFDAKAGIALNENFIKLVSWYDNEWGYSSRVVDLIRHIDSTK, from the exons ATGGCCAAGATCAAGATCGGAATCAATG GATTTGGAAGGATTGGTCGGTTGGTTGCCAGAGTTGCTTTGCAGAGAGATGATGTTGAACTTGTTGCTGTCAATGATCCTTTTATCAACACTGACTACATG ACCTACATGTTTAAGTATGATTCTGTCCATGGCCAATGGAAGCATCATGATATTAAAGTGAAGGACTCCAAGACCCTTCTTTTTGGAGACAAGGCAGTTACTGTTTTTGGCGCGAA GAACCCTGAGGAGATCCCATGGGGTGAGGCTGGAGCCGAATATGTGGTCGAGTCCACTGGTGTTTTCACTGATAAGGACAAAGCTGCCCTGCATTTGAAG GGTGGTGCCAAGAAGGTCATCATTTCTGCTCCAAGCAGTAACGCTCCTATGTTTGTTATGGGTGTTAACGAGAAGGAATACAAGTCAAATATTGACATTGTTTCTAATGCTAGCTGCACGACCAACTGTCTTGCTCCATTGGCAAAG GTCATCCATGACAAATTTGGTATTGTTGAGGGTCTTATGACCACTGTCCATTCCATCACTG CTACACAAAAGACAGTTGATGGACCATCAATGAAGGATTGGAGAGGTGGCAGAGCTGCCTCTTTCAACATTATTCCCAGCAGCACTGGTGCTGCAAAG GCTGTTGGGAAGGTGCTACCAGCTCTGAATGGCAAATTGACTGGAATGGCTTTCCGTGTGCCCACGGCTGATGTCTCAGTGGTTGATCTCACTGTGAGGACGGAGAAGAAGGCCTCTTATGATGATATCAAGGCTGCCATCAA GGCGGAATCTGAGGGAAATTTGAAGGGAATCCTTGGTTACACTGAGGATGAAGTGGTATCAAGCGACTTTTTGGGAGACAGCAG GTCGAGTATTTTCGACGCCAAGGCTGGAATTGCTCTGAATGAAAACTTTATCAAGTTGGTCTCTTGGTATGATAATGAATGGGGTTACAG CTCGCGCGTGGTTGACTTGATCAGGCACATTGACTCCACAAAATGA